The genomic interval CACGACCCGCAAACTGCAAACGAGCTCGCCACACAGCGTCCACGACCATGGCTGCCGCCGTGGTAGTGCACCGCACGTAAGCCATGCACCCACGCCGCAACAAAAATACAGCTCCAGCCTACGACGCCACGAACAGATAAAGCACTAGCTGAGACATCTACCGGCTCGAGCTCCGGTTCCCCGGCCGGCATCCTGCGAGCGACCATGTCGACGGTGGCGACGCCTCGCGGCAGGTCGTCCCAGCGCCGGACACGGTGCAAgtgcgccggtggcggcggaggcgaccgCGCCGCGGCGTGCTGCTTCAACCCGCTGAGGTCCCTCTTCCGGTGCCCCGGCCGCGGCCGAGGCcgacgcagccgcagccgcagccgacACACGACGCCGTCGAAGGTCCGTGACGCGTCTGTCGCAGGCGGCGTCGAGCAGCAGAGCGAGGAGCCGTCCTTCTTCGTCTACGCCATGCCGAaccagggcggcggcgacggcgtcacCGCCGACCacagcaagaagaagaagaagaagaagcacagCAAACCGCGCCTCCCGTCCATCAGGTCGTGCTTCCGCGGCAAGAAGAACAAGGAGCGGAaggccaacgccgccgccgtggtcgcgCGGCGCCAGGCGCtcacgccggcgccgtcgttgGTGACGCATCCGCCGCACTCCCCGTCGACGCCCGAGAAGACGCAAGCGGCGACGCCCTCCGCGACACAGCCGCCTTCACCCGCGGTGACCGAGAACGGGCGCACTAATTCTCCGGCGACGCCCAACCGGATAATAccggcgacgccgaggccgGGCAAGCACTCGACGAGCTCAGCCTCAGCTCCGTCGCCGTTCCCGCCGCAGTGGCAGCAGCCGAAGCAGGTGGAGGGCCTGGAGATCGTCGAGGTGGCCACCGGCGAGCGGCTGTCAGCGCACGACGTCGGGCTCATCGAGATGGTCGGCAGCTCGGCCGACGTCTCCGCGGAGTCGTCGGTGAAGTCGTCGCTGGATTATGCCAACGATCCGCCACAGCAGCTTACGGTGTCGTCGAAACGGAAGCCGGCGGTAGTGAAGGCCACCGAGCCGACAAGGGTGTGGCTTAACGGCAACGCGGTGAAGGGCAAGGCCGGCGAGCGGTTCACCGGGCCTCCGGTGGCGGGAGAGGCTGATGAATTGTGGGCGCACGACATTGCCTGCAGCCGCGTCCACGCTGTCATGCTGGCTGAGACGGTAAGTTATGGATGTTACACCATCCATCAGGCTGTTTACTGGAAAGAggctactttttaaaaaaactttcccCAAATTATGGTTTCTACTCTCTTCATTCtgtaatataagtcattttaatcTTTTATAGTAAAACTTCTTTAGATTTaacaaagttttttaaaaatctaGTAATAATAATCTCTACCACGTGAAATTactttattaaatataaaattaaatatgttttaatactcgtttattttggattaaaaatattattatacaaTTTTTATGAACTTGATCAAAATTAAAATGATTTAACTAAGAAGAAAAGTCAAaacaaacggagggagtaattaattacgCTTTACAGTCTGAGCTTTTAAATTAGTCCATAGAGTCTTGCACTAGCTCCTTTATGCTTCTTGTGCCTAAAAGCTTCCCCAAATTATGGTACAGTGTAAATATTATACAATCCACATTAGAAAATAACTCTATCCCCGAAAACTATCTCGATCAAGTTGACTCTTCACAAGAACTTCATCTGATTCATATTGAAGACCGGATTGTACAATGGTGTTATATTTCTTCTCCTTAGGGTCCATATCGGACTTCACTGTTGCACTTGCCGTTACAGTGTCCAAATTAATTAGCACTAGCACTAATATACATACACGAGTTAAAAATAGATTTGGGTACCCTAATTATTCCGGGTCTTATTTGGTTGGGCCTTAATTCCGGCCCATCCACATTGCACGGACTCGGACTAAAAGGACCGTCCAAACAAAGTTCTGAGAGGACACACACACTCACCGTAGCCGAAGACCATAGTCCGTCaccaactactccctcctccccgccgcgccgccgcgccacagTCGTGGGCGAAGCGGACACCCTCGGCGACGATACttatggccgccgccacctcccaaTCCTTCCTCTCGCCGGCGCCCAACCCCCTTCTCCGCCCGAGgatcctccccttccccgccggcggGTCCGTGtccctccgcggccgccgccccgccttCCCGTCCGTCGCCGCGGCGTCCACATCGATGGCGTCCTCGGAGagcgaggagaggaaggagaccAAGCTGTGGGGCGGGCGATTCGAGGAGGGCGTCACCGACGCCGTGGAAGGGTTCACCGAGTCCATCTCCTACGACTGGCAGCTCTACAAGTACGACATCATGGGCAGCAAGGCCCACGCATCCATGCTCGCCGCGCAGGTACTGTGTGCGCGCGCCTCCACCGTGCCCATCTGCTTCGTTGTCtctgttggtggtggtggtagtgcgATCCACCTAGGTGTTCGGCTAATCATGCCTGCGCTGGAGAGCTGCGGCTAAGCCGTTTTGGGGAGTTTTAGTCTGGGGTTAATCCGCTGCTAATGCGCTCGCCATGTGTTCGATGAAATTGCTAGCTCCACTGTAATGCTTGAGATGTGTCTGCAAGTTTCTAAATCTAACTTTCTTAGTTCTTAGTGTTTCATCAAAGGGTTTAGAGTTTGTCAGTATGTTAATCAGATGCTTGATGAAACACCTGCCTCTAATTCTTTTTTTGCACTTTGTAGATGCTAATTGTACCAATGTGCTGTCGACCTTGATTCACATTGGGGAATCATTTGCAATGCAGGGTTTGATAACGGCTGGCGATAAGGACATCATCTTAGAGGGGCTTGATCAAATAGAGAAGCTGATTCAGGATGGAAAATTTGAGTGGCGGACAGACCGGGAGGATGTCCATATGAATATTGAGGCAGCTCTGATCGAAAAGGTTGGTGAACCAGCCAAGAAACTGCATACTGCTAGGAGCCGCAATGACCAAATTGTGACGGATCTCCGCCTGTGGTGCCGTGATGCTATTGACAAGATTTTGTTCCGCATCAAACAGTTTCAGGTTTGTTTCTGAATTTACTTTGTAGTGACCATAGTTCActgtttgtaattttttgcaTGTTTGTTGTGCATGGGTTATTTCTTGCTGGTGCAATACTATTCTTTCTGCTTGATCAACACTTGATGAAAATTATCAACACATAGTGAAAATTATGGATTCTTACTGCATGAAccatttataaaactttttggTCATGGTATACCTAAGCAATCATTCAGGTAAACTAGCTAAGTTGAAAGCTTTAAGTGTTGATTCTACTGTAGTGCTGAGTCTGGGGCAATGGTTTCTGAAGAGAACCAGAGCATATGCTTCCTTTCTTTCACTATCTAAAGGCTGGAGCAAGAGACTAGATTGACATATCCTAAGTTTTGCCTCAAGCCTTCAAGGAAATATGGTTGACTTACTATACTAGAAAATTATCTAATAGCCATGCTGCTGGCATCCATACTGAACGACTTCTTAAGCACTTCCAGATGCAAACTTTTTTTTGATTAAGCAGTTCTTGATGTGCAGAAATGCCTCACTATTATGTATAACATGAAATATGGTTGATTATTGCAACTCCATTTTGTAAATATTAACActggtttctctctctctctttttttctgatAAAAGTCTAAATTGGATGTTTTTCACTTTTCTAACACCACTTTACATTATTTCAGGTGTCTCTTGTTCTGTTAGCTTCAAAATATGTTGACTTAATAGTTCCTGGTTACACTCACCTGCAAAGGGCACAGCCTGTTTTGCTTCCACATCTCCTCTTATCATATGTTGAACAGGTGAATTTTCTTATGCACCCTTCCCTGATACCGTTCATGCCCATTGGGTTTTTTAATGTTAGTTTTCTTGGTGTAATCCAGGGATTGTCAATGCGTGTCAAATGTCAATCCCATGCAGTTTTTTTAGACTTATTTCCTATGATTACATATGTTGGTTATTGTGTTAACAAACCTGAATGGTTGAATCCTCTCTCCACTATGTATGTTAATCAAATAATCTACTTTATCCCAAGTTCTGATCAAAAGATGATTTGGACAATTTATGTGGtgaatctctctctttttttttgtgaaatagaaaaatgATGCCTCTTATGTAGATAAAATGAACATTTTGTGCCAAAACATTCAACTCCTTAATTTATGTGgtgaatctctctctctctctctttgtccGTTCCACCAATGCCAGTACAATGCCAAAATTTACATGATTTTCAGGCTTGCCTCTACTCGCCAATGCTGATATATCAACGGTCTATATACTGTTCACAAAAAAGTTATTAAATCTGGAATATAAAGAAACTGCAGTACATATTTGTGTTACTTAAGCTACAATCTCCTTTGTTTAATAAACTTCAGCAACTCCAGCTTTATTTGTTGAATTAGCTGGCATATCATGCCAGTATGACACAGAATGAGTAGCCTATAGACAAGTACTTCCTGTATTCCCTGTGCGGGGATATAATAGTGCTTCAAACACTACATGATCTGATAAAGCTTACTTCTTTGAGAACAAGCCATCAATGAACTTGACCGCTTATTTATGTACTTTGCACAGTTGGAGCGTGATGCTGGACGGCTGGTCAACTGCAGGGAACGGTTGAATTTCTGTCCTCTTGGTGCTTGTGCTTTGGCTGGTACTGGACTTCCTATCGATAGGTTCAAAACTGCTAAAGATTTGAAGTTTACAGCTCCAATGAAGAACAGGTAAATTCCCCAGTTTGTTTTAGTACTGTGAACTTTAAAAAGTTTCAGTCACATTGCATGATTTCTATGGTATTTTAGTAGTTTGACCTATATCACCTATGTCAAAGTTAACACACAGCAAATACTTGCTCTTCATCTCTGCTCAAATAAGTAATCTCTGCTCAAATAAGTATGTCTTCTCACATAGCACATGTGTAGATGAATTACCTATTTTCTCCGCTGGAATCTCCCCTGTGATTTGTCATGTATGCTATGCCTTTGTAAAGCAAACTctgaaacataatttttggcTTTCCTCTTTGTTGGTTACCTCACTTTTGACATATGATAAGCCCTTCCTCACTTAATCTGGAAACTTTTCCTTGTACAGTATTGATGCAGTATCAGACCGCGACTTTGTATTGGAATTTCTTGCTGCCAATTCAATTGCTGCTGTTCATCTTTCACGAATTGGTGAAGAGTGGGTCTTATGGGCATCAGAGGAGTTTGGATTCCTCACACCAAGTGACTCTGTTTCAACTGGAAGCAGCATTATGCCACAGAAGAAAAATCCAGATCCAATGGAGCTTGTTCGTGGCAAATCTGCACGTGTTTTTGGAGATCTCATGACTGTCCTCACCCTTTGTAAAGGACTTCCGCAGGCCTACAACCGTGATTTACAGGTGATTATCCTTCGTACAAGTTATTCATGCTGATGTTATGTCATTGCATGCTCTCAATATTTCGTTTTGAGCAGGAAGACAAGGAACCCTTGTTTGACAGCGTGAAGGCTGTATTAGGAATGCTTGAAGTATGTACCGAGTTTGCTCAAAATATCTCCTTCAACTCAAAAAGAATACAAAGTTCGCTGCCTGCTGGCTATTTGGATGCAACAACACTAGCAGATTATCTTGTGAAGAAGGTAAGCTTCTCCCATAGCTTGTAAAGTTCATTTACAACCCAAACTATCTGAAAGTCTATAAATCAACTCTGAACTACATCAAAACCTATTTTTGTAacctcagtaaaaaaaatttattgttcgttcaaaacacacacacacacacacacacacacacacactcacacacacactagGGCTCACCGCTCACGTTCTCCTTAATCTTATAATAGGTGCTATGCTGTTGTACTACAATCAGATTATTTATTCTAGTTTATTATTTGCTTTTCAGGGCGTGCCGTTCAGAACCTCGCACGAGATAGTTGGAAGGTCTGTAGCTCTATGCGTCTCGAAGAACTGTCAGCTCGCCGAACTTGGACTAGACGACCTGAAATCTGTTCACCCCGTTTTTGAGGGCGATGTGTACGAGTATCTGGGAGTGGAGAACGCCGTAAACAAGTTCATATCTTACGGCTCTACAGGCTCGGAGCAAGTAAAAAAACAGCTCGAGGATTGGCGCACTCAGCTTGGCATTAGTTCATAAATGGTCGAGAAGACCTCGAAAATCCGATTATTGTGGTTCCAGTTTTTGAAAGTGGGTCGGAGTGTCGTGAACTTCTTTTATGGACGACAGTTCGCTGTTGCTTTAATTTCAGAACGATCGATGCACTTGTATTGGGAACCATTGTTCTGCTGAAGTATTGATCTGAATAAAAGATGTGCTTCGTTGTCAATACTCCATTTTTCAAGAgacattttttcctttttttcaggGCGTGACATGCCGGCACTCTGGCACCTGGACAATATGTAGGCATTGCTCGAAGGCCACTGCGCTGCGCACATGCCCTCTTCTGTCCTAACACTTCAAAACGTGCTTTGGTACCTTtcaatgaaaagaaaagaaaatatgacCACTTTGATCAAGCattttttagtaaaatttttGTACCTTTCAAATCAATATTTAAATCAAGCActtttaaagaaaagaaaagaaaagaaaagaaaagaagcgaAAAAGAATTGTGCTTTGGTACCTTTCAAATTAGGGTTTGTTTAGATTGGTACCatttaaaatcatattattttgttagtaaaattaacaaatatgtCGATACATTTGGTTTGTTATTAAATATTTGTAATGCATAATGAATTGTATTAATAACAAATTAGTCTATtctattaaaatttgataatgttaCCAACTTATCAATATTGTgatattactaaaatttgatattttagtgGTAATCTGAACGGGTCCTCGTCTCCATATCATGTTCTAGATTTCCACCCGACTACGAGTAGTACAGTAGTACTGGAGTAGTATTGCGTTCTGATGCGAGTACTACGAAGAAAAATTGGCCAGCACAGCACAGGCACAGAGGCGGATATACCGCAGATTCCATGGAACACGGAGGCGCTCGCGCACGTTCCAGAAGAGCGCCACGAGTAGAGCCTCTCCCCGCAACGTGTCCGGCCCGCCGGTGTACGTGTCATGTCCTCTTCTCCCCAGGACGCCACCAGTAGGATCGGGTTCGCGTCGCCGCTTGCTGATGATCTGTTCCACGGTGACCACGACTCGCTCAGTTTATGTATACGCACGCGGCTCGCTTGCTGTAGTGTAAGCAGTGGCATTGCAAATCTGTCACCGAAGCTGTCaatagctagagagagagagagagagagagagagcagggtgcggcgccggagcggaggaagatGAGCgggagcagcaacagcagcctGGAGACGCGCACGTTCCTGGACGAGGTGCGCGGCCTGGAGAAGAACTGGATGGTCGACCTCGGCCACCCGCTCCTCAACCGCGTCGCCGAGAGCTTCGTCAAGGCCGCCGGCGTATGCCCTCCATCTCACTCACCTTTTTGCCTCCCCTTCTGTTTCTCTCGCTTTCTCCAGTTCACTTCACCTCTGCACCGCCGCGATGCTACTGTCTTTAACTTTGCTTGCTTCGATCTCCCACGCAGATCGGCGCAGTCCAGGCGGTCGCGCGGGAGTCTTACTTCATGGCCATGGAAGGCACGTAACTAGCAAACCAAACGGGGCTTCAGTTCATCCTCGTTttaccaagttttttttttattgttttttctttctgatgATGAtcaacttagttgcttagttgcTGCTGCTACAGGGGAGGGTGGGGGCACGGGAGCCGTGTCCGACTCCACCGGCGCCAGGAAGCGATCGTTCCCGGATCTCAACGGTAGCAACTGTGTGATATGCTTATGGAAATCGTTTGATGATGAATCTTGATCAGTTACTAGTAGTATGACCATGACAACATGGATGCCACTGATTTTTGTTCTGATAAATTGCGCATGCAGGAGGGAACAGCAGCAAGTCAGCTGAGGCTATGGTAAGCCAAGTGCAAATACCTTTTTGCCTTTTTGGTGTCTTGGACAACGCCACACCGTGAATCTGTGAATGGTCGTTTCTGATTCCTGTATGGTGAACCTTCTTTTTTCTGCTTTCTCGACAGGTGAAAAGCGTGAGCAAAGAGTCTCTCCAGTGGGGTAAGCATCCCTCCCTCTCTCGAGCTGAATTTACTGACGAATTTGCTATGCTTACGGCTGATTAATTCTGCTTGATTCGATTTATTTGTTTCCGCGTGTCAGGGCTCGCGGCCGGGTTGCACTCGGGGCTGACCTACGGCCTGACGGAGGCGCGCGGGACGCACGACTGGAAGAACAGCGTGGTGGCGGGCGCCCTCACCGGCGCGGCCGTCGCGCTCACCTCGGACCGCGCGTCGCACGAGCGGGTGGTGCAGtgcgccatcgccggcgccgcgctgtCCACGGCCGCCAACGTGCTCTCCGGCATATTCTGAGCCGCTCAGCCGGCAAATTAGCTGTCCGGAGTTTTAACTACCTGCATCTTAACTTCTCAAGTCTGCCATTGTTATGCTAGCTGTTGGAGCTTGGAAGTCTTCAGTGTAGCACTCGTTGTAATTGGCATCTTGTATGCTTGATTTCCTGTGCTATCACGGGGTACAAATAAATCGAAAAATCATGTCGAACCTGTTCTAATGAGTACTGACTAGCCTTCTGCTTTGTTGCTGCAATGCTGCACTAATTGCACTCCCATCTAAAATTTATCGAATTTTGGAACGATGTGCGTGTGCAAACTTATGTTGATGCCGATAGCGATGGTTGACGACTTGATATCTGCAAGCAGGGTTGCTGGGTGTGCTTGCTTCACATGCAAATCTACGCACTGAACAGGATGAAATGAATGGTTGTCTTCAGCGTtcgaaaaaaaggaaatggtTGTCTTCAGATTCGATGCGTATGTGCTGAATGTCTATTCGAGCTTCGGACGTGTTCTTGAGGGCTGCACAGTCGGCACAGCGCGACGAGACTGACGAATGACGACGCAAGCACAACATGAGTCGGATCAGTGATTTAATTCTGCTCACAAATGCAAGCGGCCGAGATGAAGGGCAAGCGGCCGAGATGAAGGGCCAGTTCACTTTGACGATGCTGttttcaaccatatcattttttttaaaccatatcattttttttaagcaaagttataaaaaaataccaaccattttttagcaaagttataaaaaagaaatgtatgcgtttagtttgttttcaaccatatcatttttttaagcaaagttataaaaaaataccaaccattttttagcaaagttataaaaaagaaatgtaTGCGTTTAGTTTGTTGGTAATACCAATTGTTTAGTTTGTTGGTAATACcaatttgcttaaaaaaataccaaccattttttagcaaagttataaaaatgaaatatatgcgtttagtttgttttcaaccatatcatttttttaagcaaagttataaaaaaataccaaCCACTTTTTAGCAAAGttataaaaaagaaatgtaTGCGTTTAGTTTGTTGGTAATACCAATTGTTTAGTTTATTGATAATACCAAAAATTGGtatgatttattttagctaCGGTCTAAACCGACCCGAACTATTAAAAACATTTTTGCTAAAATCGTGAAAAATAACAGCAGAAAACTGGCTTTGACGATGGTCTCAAAAGGCGTAAACTCTGTCCTACCTGGAGAAACCGCCTTCCTTTTTGCAAAACGTAAACTTAATGTGCCGCCTCCgactctcttctcttctttgcccttgcgccgccttctccgcgGCATCGTCGGAGCCGACGCGAATGGCTTCCCGCCTCCTAACCAGATCaaccgccgcgcgcctcctctcccacctccgcTCCTCCGGGGCCCTGAGCCctacccaccaccaccaccaccacctcgatcATGGCGCCGCCTTGGCCTCCCTCCTGGGACTCGGCCGCGGTGGCCTCCCTGCGGCGGCCGGACCATGGTCCCCTCGAGACCCGCCGACGCGGTGGTTCTCTTCCCCGGCTACGGTGGCGGAGGCACCGATGACCGCGGACGGGCTCACGGTGGACTCGATCGCGGGGAAGGGGTGGACGATCCTCCCCGAGGCCGAGAGCGACTGGcgcagccacgccgccgccgtcgcgcagtCCGTCAAGCTCATCAAGAAGCGGCTCAAGGTACAATCTTTGTGAGGTACTTTGTACTTCTCATATTCCCCAAGCGAAATTGGTGATGTTCCTGGCGTTGTTGGGCCCGTGGTATGCATCTGAGTGCCTTGTTCCTCTTGGGCATATCAACGAACACCTGGTGTGCGTTGTGTGGCACATGTCATTATGTGCTAGTATGTATTTGTGCGCCCGTTCCATTATgctgttaattaatttattcCGATTTTCTTAGTGGGGATGGATACTTGAGAGATCAAGGCAGTTGTCTGTGGTGTTGGAGAGGCCGGACCTCTGGGATGATCCAGTTTTCGCTGGGAAGGTTAGCCGTGAACATGGTGAGCTCATGGGCAAGATTAAATCAGTGAACCAATTCGAGCAGGAGTTGATGGAGCACATTGACATGTTGAGGCTTGCAAGAGAAGAGGACGATAATGAACTTGAGACGGTGAGTGCAGTGCTTCCTTGCACTACGTCACATAAAGTTACAACTTCAAGGTGCAAATCAGCTATTTGTTTTTATCTGATAATCAACATTCTGTGCAGGAAACCATGAGGGCATTAGCCGAAATGAGAAGAAGTGCAAAGGAGAAAGAACTGAATGCATTGCTTTCTGGAGATAATGACTCTTGCTCTTGCTTCATTGAGGTATATTGTGTATCATTTTCAGAATTATCCTCTAAAGCTATTGCTCCTCCATGCATTTTTGGTGAGTGATTCCTCATGATGTTGATGCCATGACCAGGTTCAGGCAGGAGCTGGAGGTACTGAGAGCATGGATTGGGCTGCAATGGTTATGAACATGTACAGCTCATGGGCCCAACGACGAGGATACACAGTCAGTATTATAGAAGAAATGCCTGGTGAAATAGCAGGAATCAAGGTTTACATTCCTTCTCATCAACTCCCGTTACTGAATTTGCTACTGCTTCATTCAGAAGTAGTTTCAGTTACATCTTTGGCTGGAAGTGATGATCAAACCAGTAAAATATCTGATCTTAACATAAGATCCTATCTTTCCTACAGTCAATTACTTTTAATTTGAGAAACCTTTTAGCAAAAATGTAGATTTTATACTGAAAATCTGCTATTCCTAGAGGGCAACTATCAAAGTGGATGGTGAATATGCATTTGGATATGCTAAAGCCGAAGTAGGTGTTCATAGATTGGTACGGATTTCTCCATTTGACAGTGGAAAGAGGCGGCACACTTCCTTCGCTGCTGTGGCTGTTGTACCTATTCTTGGTGATGGTTCTACCCGATACCAGATAAAAGATTCAGATCTTCGGATAGAGCGTTTCCGCTCTGGTGGTCCTGGTGGCCAACATGCCAACTGCACAGAAAGTGCTGTTAGAATTGTGCACGTTCCAACTGGTATAACTGCAACTTGTCAAAATGAAAGGTATTTTTTATGCTTTCTCCTGTTTTCCATTATTATTGAAACACTCCAGCATTCCCGTAATGAAATCATTGTACTAGTCTCGAATATAATATAGCATACTTTTAGTTCCATGTTAGCTGATGGGCAATTTGGACTTCTATGAACTTAGTGATGTCTCTAGAATCATATTGTGTCTTTCTTTCTACTTTTGAAAGGATCCATAATCTTGATTGTTGATATAACATAAATGATATTTGGTTATATCTGCGTATGCGtggctagaaaaaaaatgtttctgaTTCATTCTAAAAAGTGCAGATCACAGCATATGAATAAGGCATCAGCAATGGCAGTGCTCCAGTCTCGGCTGGACCAGCTTGAGATTGCCCGCCAAGCACAGATGAATGCAGACCACACGCAATCACTCTCTGAAATCAGCTGGGGAAACCAAATAAGATCTTATGTACTCCAtgtaagtctttttttttttatcatatgacTAAGATTTTGCTAGCTAGGTTTCGGAGGATAAAGTTTCAACTTAAGTATTGCGTTATCCATGGTCTCAATATTTCCTCAACATTAGGCATTAGTTCATGGGATTCATCAGTTGTTTACATCTGCTGTTATTTGAAAATCAAGAAAGAAGCTGCGAACTGCTAACCGTCAACGTACTGCTATCCATGAAAGTagctagattacgggatatgaGAAGTGTCTTTGAATGTAAACAACATAAGTTCGTGATGTATTTTTGCCAGGATATTTTTAGAATTACTTCTGACATATAGCTGATGTTTTGCCTTTATGCAGCCATATCGCATGGTCAAAGATCTCCGGACAAACTACGAAGTATCCGACCCTGATTCAGTCCTCAATGGGGACCTAGATGATTTCATCTTGAACTTTTTGTCAACGTCACTGGATGAAGCTGATTGAAGTGCCTGTGCCTGAAGTCCCTGAAGACAAACCATGCTTAAATTTAGCCTCAGCCTCAATGATCAATCATTCGATCCACTGAGATACAGTCCAAGAGATGGTAAGAGGAGCAGCTTCATTCTTTCCAATACTGACAAATATGACATCTCAAATGGTGAAAGACCAAGGTGTGCAACAATTTTTCAAGTGCAAATATCAGAGCTAGAACGAGCTTATATTAGCTTTCTAGTTAGAAAAATGGAAATATAATGAACTTTTGTTTCATTGTTAGCCCATAGTTCCTTTTTGTATTACTGGTGCTGGTGCTATTTGTGAATGGCAATAGTAGTCTCCTAAATATAGTCGTTTCTAGTTTCTACTCAATCCAGCTGTCATACATAAATTGTTTCTTTTTGTATTCCACTGGCATGAATCAACTATGGTGCAATCTTTTCCTTGCATAGATGCAGAATAATTTCGATGCTTTGCCAATAGTAACAACAATCAGGAATGACGTTTCCCCAACAAAACATTGctcgcaatt from Oryza glaberrima chromosome 3, OglaRS2, whole genome shotgun sequence carries:
- the LOC127767718 gene encoding argininosuccinate lyase, chloroplastic-like, with the translated sequence MSTVATPRGRSSQRRTRCKCAGGGGGDRAAACCFNPLRSLFRCPGRGRGRRSRSRSRHTTPSKVRDASVAGGVEQQSEEPSFFVYAMPNQGGGDGVTADHSKKKKKKKHSKPRLPSIRSCFRGKKNKERKANAAAVVARRQALTPAPSLVTHPPHSPSTPEKTQAATPSATQPPSPAVTENGRTNSPATPNRIIPATPRPGKHSTSSASAPSPFPPQWQQPKQVEGLEIVEVATGERLSAHDVGLIEMVGSSADVSAESSVKSSLDYANDPPQQLTVSSKRKPAVVKATEPTRVWLNGNAVKGKAGERFTGPPVAGEADELWAHDIACSRVHAVMLAETGLITAGDKDIILEGLDQIEKLIQDGKFEWRTDREDVHMNIEAALIEKVGEPAKKLHTARSRNDQIVTDLRLWCRDAIDKILFRIKQFQVSLVLLASKYVDLIVPGYTHLQRAQPVLLPHLLLSYVEQLERDAGRLVNCRERLNFCPLGACALAGTGLPIDRFKTAKDLKFTAPMKNSIDAVSDRDFVLEFLAANSIAAVHLSRIGEEWVLWASEEFGFLTPSDSVSTGSSIMPQKKNPDPMELVRGKSARVFGDLMTVLTLCKGLPQAYNRDLQEDKEPLFDSVKAVLGMLEVCTEFAQNISFNSKRIQSSLPAGYLDATTLADYLVKKGVPFRTSHEIVGRSVALCVSKNCQLAELGLDDLKSVHPVFEGDVYEYLGVENAVNKFISYGSTGSEQVKKQLEDWRTQLGISS
- the LOC127767938 gene encoding outer envelope pore protein 16-2, chloroplastic; amino-acid sequence: MSGSSNSSLETRTFLDEVRGLEKNWMVDLGHPLLNRVAESFVKAAGIGAVQAVARESYFMAMEGEGGGTGAVSDSTGARKRSFPDLNGGNSSKSAEAMVKSVSKESLQWGLAAGLHSGLTYGLTEARGTHDWKNSVVAGALTGAAVALTSDRASHERVVQCAIAGAALSTAANVLSGIF
- the LOC127768286 gene encoding peptide chain release factor PrfB2, chloroplastic produces the protein MCRLRLSSLLCPCAAFSAASSEPTRMASRLLTRSTAARLLSHLRSSGALSPTHHHHHHLDHGAALASLLGLGRGGLPAAAGPWSPRDPPTRWFSSPATVAEAPMTADGLTVDSIAGKGWTILPEAESDWRSHAAAVAQSVKLIKKRLKWGWILERSRQLSVVLERPDLWDDPVFAGKVSREHGELMGKIKSVNQFEQELMEHIDMLRLAREEDDNELETETMRALAEMRRSAKEKELNALLSGDNDSCSCFIEVQAGAGGTESMDWAAMVMNMYSSWAQRRGYTVSIIEEMPGEIAGIKRATIKVDGEYAFGYAKAEVGVHRLVRISPFDSGKRRHTSFAAVAVVPILGDGSTRYQIKDSDLRIERFRSGGPGGQHANCTESAVRIVHVPTGITATCQNERSQHMNKASAMAVLQSRLDQLEIARQAQMNADHTQSLSEISWGNQIRSYVLHPYRMVKDLRTNYEVSDPDSVLNGDLDDFILNFLSTSLDEAD